One window of the Triticum dicoccoides isolate Atlit2015 ecotype Zavitan chromosome 3B, WEW_v2.0, whole genome shotgun sequence genome contains the following:
- the LOC119279233 gene encoding protein NRT1/ PTR FAMILY 8.2-like: MIYTQDGTVDFKGNPAIKKSTGNWRACPYILANECCERLAYYGMSTNLVNFMTDKMGMTYTAAANANTNWGGTCYATTLIGAFLADAYLGRFRTIASFVIIYIIGLGLLTMSASVKGLVPTCAAKGVCEPTAGQTAAVFVGLYLVALGTGGIKPCVSSFGADQFDEHDDGERRSKRQSSFFNWFYFSINIGALVASSVLVYVQERFGWGWGFGIPAVVMLIAVGSFFVGTPLYRHQRARGSPLTRIAQVLVAATRKWSVAVSVDASALYERPDRESGKMEHTEQFRFLDKAAVETPANRAAGASSAWRLCTVTQVEELKSVIRLLPVWASGIVFATVYGQSTTMFVLHGNTLDASMGPHFSIPSASLTIFDTLSVIAWVPVYDRLLVPAARSVTGHPRGFTELQRMGIGLVVYMFSMVAAGVLELVRLRVIARHGLYGEHDVVPISIFWQVPQYFIVGAAEVFVFVGQLEFFYDQAPDAMKSMCTALSLTTVALGNYVSTLLVTVVAKVTTRGGKEGWIPDKNLNVGRLDYFFWLMTVLSVANFAVYLPIANWYTYKKNANEGGDDSHDQ, from the exons ATGATCTACACCCAGGATGGCACCGTGGACTTCAAGGGCAACCCGGCCATCAAGAAGAGCACCGGCAACTGGCGCGCCTGCCCCTACATCCTCG CGAACGAGTGCTGCGAGCGGCTGGCCTACTACGGCATGAGCACCAACCTCGTCAACTTCATGACGGACAAAATGGGCATGACCTACACCGCCGCCGCCAACGCCAACACCAACTGGGGTGGCACCTGCTACGCCACCACCCTcatcggcgccttcctcgccgacgCCTACCTCGGCCGCTTCCGGACCATCGCCTCCTTCGTGATCATCTACATCATC GGGCTGGGGCTTCTGACGATGTCGGCGTCCGTGAAAGGGCTGGTGCCGACGTGCGCGGCGAAGGGAGTGTGCGAGCCGACGGCGGGGCAGACGGCGGCGGTCTTCGTGGGTCTGTACCTGGTCGCGCTGGGCACGGGCGGGATCAAGCCCTGCGTGTCCTCATTCGGGGCGGACCAGTTCGACGAGCACGACGACGGCGAGCGCCGGAGCAAGAGGCAGAGCTCCTTCTTCAACTGGTTCTACTTCTCCATCAACATCGGCGCGCTGGTGGCCTCGTCCGTGCTCGTGTACGTGCAGGAGCGCTTCGGCTGGGGCTGGGGCTTCGGCATACCCGCGGTCGTCATGCTCATCGCCGTCGGCAGCTTCTTCGTTGGCACGCCGCTCTACCGCCACCAGCGCGCCCGCGGCAGCCCGCTCACCCGCATCGCGCAGGTGCTCGTCGCGGCCACGCGCAAGTGGAGCGTAGCCGTCTCCGTCGACGCGTCGGCGCTGTACGAGAGGCCGGACAGGGAGTCCGGCAAGATGGAGCACACCGAGCAGTTCAGGTTCCTCGACAAGGCGGCGGTGGAGACGCCGGCCAACAGGGCAGCGGGCGCATCGTCTGCGTGGCGGCTGTGCACGGTGACTCAGGTGGAGGAACTCAAGAGCGTGATCCGGCTGCTGCCCGTCTGGGCGAGCGGCATCGTGTTCGCGACGGTGTACGGGCAGTCGACCACCATGTTCGTGCTGCACGGCAACACCCTAGACGCCTCCATGGGGCCGCACTTCTCCATCCCCTCCGCCTCGCTCACCATCTTCGACACCCTCAGCGTCATCGCCTGGGTGCCCGTCTACGACCGCCTCCTCGTCCCGGCCGCCCGCTCCGTCACCGGTCACCCGCGCGgctt tacagaa CTCCAGCGCATGGGCATCGGCCTCGTCGTCTACATGttctccatggtcgccgccggtGTGCTCGAGCTCGTGCGCCTCCGCGTCATCGCTCGGCACGGGCTGTATGGGGAGCACGACGTCGTGCCCATCTCCATCTTCTGGCAGGTGCCGCAGTACTTCATCGTCGGCGCTGCCGAGGTGTTCGTTTTCGTGGGGCAGCTCGAGTTCTTCTATGACCAGGCCCCCGACGCCATGAAGAGCATGTGCACGGCGCTGTCGCTGACGACGGTGGCGCTGGGGAACTACGTGAGCACGCTGCTGGTGACGGTGGTTGCCAAGGTGACGACGAGGGGTGGTAAGGAAGGGTGGATCCCCGACAAGAACCTCAACGTCGGCCGCCTCGACTATTTCTTCTGGCTGATGACTGTGCTCAGCGTCGCCAACTTCGCCGTCTACTTGCCCATCGCCAACTGGTACACCTACAAGAAGAACGCCAATGAAGGAGGTGACGATTCGCATGATCAGTGA